The genomic DNA tagcactttgagattttaacaaatgtaaagtgtgttacaaatgcaattcattattcattattgagctgccagtttttaaagtaaaatttaaatattttttgcagcttatgtaaaaaaatatattgttaatgcattatatatatatatacatgtatatatatataaatatatatatacacacatgtatattcatatattactcattgttaaaagcggccctatgCATTTATGCACTGCAGACGTAGCTATAGGTCTATTTACTTGTAGTTTCAAGTGAATCATGTCAGATATCACTGCGTTTATCTACCGAACCTTGTTTTACTGCGGTATGCTTTCAACTTTCTTGATGGCTGTGTGTGAAAACACAATTACAGACGGAAATATTCAGATTTAATGAGCCCATGGGCTAATAAATGCCCTCTAGTGTTATGCCCTCTAGTGTTAAGGTTTTAATGCGCCAATTCAAGCGGGATCTCTGAAAAAAAGGCTATTAAGTAGAATTTGCAATAATTGGCATCAATTTGGACCCACGTTTACGTTGCCAAATTGACTTCCTTGTCCAATAAAGAGATAAAAGATCCAAACAGATTAACTGCACTCACCTAAGTGTTTACACACAGTGGAATAATAGAAAAGGTTAAGCACATCCATGTAGATGCTGGGCAGATGCTTGAGCGACATCAACCTCCTCAGTCGGGACGAACAGCTTCGTTTATGGAACTGGATGAGGATCTTCTCCTCGGAGAGCGTCGTGGGCCGCAGTTCCACTTTGTGTTTTTGCAGGACTTGGTCGACGAAGTGGACGGGGACTATGGGAAAAAGAATTTCTTTGACCACCAGCATGGGGAGGAACACGTCCCCTGTCCGCATGACGTACGGGAAAGGACAGCAGCCCAGCATGGTGTAATCCATCAGCCTATCGAGCACTTCCTGGAGAGCAGAGTTGATGTCCTCATTGTGCCATTTTCGTCTTGCTTTAATCCCCAACAGGCAGGAGATTTTCAGGATTTTGGTGGGGAGTTCAGGCAGTTCCTGCTTAGAAAGCCAAGTTCTGAGCTGCTGCTCCGGGGTGGCCGACACACATTTGGACACCAACTTGCAGAGGGAGCGGTGCATCTCTATAAAGTGCTTACGAACTGGTGCTTGCACTTTTGGTTTATTTGGTTCTATACGAACGCTCACAATGGGAACTTTTTGAGGTGGTGCTGAATAAGACAACAACACATCACGAAGACTAATTTTGTGGTTGGAAATCTTAAGGGACTCGGGTGAACTATTTTTGATATCAAATTTGGGGCCTGGGGGTTGAGGTGGATTCTGAGATGGAGGTTCAGTGCTGCTGACCGCCTGCTGCTCATGTAGTGTCCTTACGTCGCTCAGACAAGATGAGCTTGGCGGTTCGGGCTCATCTGAAAGCTCAGTTTCTTCTACCGGGGTAGGTTTAGTTTCAAGTTCCTCAGGTTCACATTTCTTAATGACCAGCATAGAGCTGATTTCTAACAAAGTTGTGTCCTCTGGTTCTGTTTTGATTTGATCCTTTATGGCCTGACTCACAGAACCTTCACTCGAGTCACACCCGTTGGGAGGATTTATTTTCTCCACTTTAATATTTGTGGTTTCAAACGTTTCTGCAACTGGAGTATCTCTACAGACATCAGTGGGTGGCCCTTCTGGATCTGGTTTTATTTCTTTAGTGCTCGCTATGTGGTTAATTTCACATTTCTTAGGTGACAGCGGAGTTTTCTGAGGTTCCCCTTCTACAGGTAGCACTCGAGATGCTGACAGGTAAGGCGCCAGGCTAAACACATTGTCAATAACTGGCATTTGGGGAGAGACTGCTTTTTTTTGCACCAGGTAGTCCTTCAATTCTTGTGGCTGTTGCTTTTTAAATGAGTCAGTTTCATATAAATCCAAAGCTTCCTCTTTTATTTTTAGTAGTGGAGGTGTATGAGGAACGCACGACTTCAGGTTACCTGTGTGAACAGGAGTTGATGGATCACTTGAATCACTGTGTCTATTTCCTGTTACAATGACTGTGCGAAGGTTAGGATTATTAGCTGCAAGGATACAATCTGACGTCTGATTGGGGTATAGAGGAAGCCATGTCATGGGGGAAACTGGTGGGTCTCTGGGCTGATTTGGGGAAGTGACCTGACCTACACAAGCTGAATAGTCCAGGAGCCTCTCTGTGGTTAAACCAGGAGGTGAGAAGACAGCTTGATCTATGTGTCGGCTGGCAGGAGAGGGAAAGAATAGTCTTGCTTGAATGGGGGAAGGCGACACAGGTTGACATCGCGTTGGCCTGATTTGGTCCATTCTCAGGAAGGAATGTGACGTGTGTGATGGTCCAACATGCTGGCTGGTGCTACTGGCTACAGGGGAAATTGGGTGATCTAAATATTGGCCTGAGGGGGAAACATTATTGACGCTATTTGAATTCAGCACAGGCGAGGCATGTTGCCTTTTTAGGGTTCTGAGTTGGCCTAAATGAAACCCAGGAAAAGCATAACATGGATAATCAAAGCCTTGCACAAAGGAGTGATGTGGTAGTGTTTCAGGGCTATGCAAAAACAAAGGAATGTCACCATGAAGCCTCCGAGGACATAAATAATGTTCCCCTTGGTTCGGGGTTGTGTGTTTTCGAAGAGGGGGGGCCTCTTCATGCCTTGCACCAGTATCTCTACCATGTGTCCTGTTCTTTACTTCTACCGTGGCCTGAGGGGAGTAAAACATTGGCTGCTTTGTTTGATTGCCATATTTGGACATTGGAGAACATTCTTGATAAATCTCTGAGGTCATATGCTCACATGTTGCATGGGAGGGGTGGATGCCTGCATAGCCTCTGGGAGACGGCTGTAAATTCTGCTCACTTAAAGAGGTAGACGTAGAATGGTGAGGCATATAGGGATAGGCGCCATAGTTTGGCTCAGTCCTAGCTGGCATAGTCCTTCCTTCGTTTGTGCTCTGTGCGATCCTGATTTGCTCATCACCGGAATCTAACTGTAAACCTCTTTGAACGGTGTCTGCCTTCCGCTGCATGCATAATCTTTTGCTGTTGTGAACTCCAGCTTGCGTCCAATTGTGCTCTAACTCAGTATTTGCTAGCATTTGCTGGGATCCATGCGCCACACTGTACCGATGTCCCATCATGCAGCTCAGGTTATGGCAGCAGGGGTTATGTCCATACATGGCTCTAGGAATAGCCAGGTAAACAGGGCTGTCAGTTAACAGAGAAGCATTCTCGTCTCCTGTTTTTGTTTCTCTAATAGTCGCTGCTGTTGGGATACTGCTTCCTGCATTTTTATTAGAGTCCGCCGTAAAGCCCAGTGTGAGTGGCCTGTGACGCTTTGAGGAGGAATGGCTGTCATCAGAGGAACTGCTGTCTTGTCTGCGAAAGATGAGGCTTTGTCCTTGTGGGCTCGACAGGTGACTAATAGGACTTCTCGCATCCAGCAGAGAGGAGTTCGAGTTAATGCAGGATGGCAACCCTCTGGGGTCGCTGGAAAAGTAGGGCCCGCCGTACTGCAGCACCGGCCTCTCAAGAAACCCAGACATATCTGATGGCTTTGACAGTCTGCAGAATGCCATCAAATAATGGCATCCAGTGTCAAATCACCGCAGTGAGGCTTTGGTTGCACATCCAAAcctaaaaatagaaaataagtgTAAGACAAACCTATTTATTATATTTCAGAATTACAATAAATGAGTCAATCTATCTACATTTATTGTTGCCTAGTCTGCTCAGGGAGACTGATGAGAGGCAGACTGGCTTACAAACACCACGCCACAGTTGAGATTTAGAGCATATCTCTATCAAAATCAGCTATAACAAATagcttttttaaaatgaatgaataatgcatacattttatacataagtaggaGGTGGGTCTCTGTGAAGTGGTCAATAATTCAAGATGTTTTGTCTTGCGTGGCTAGGCCTGGGCTGATATTTGCTAAGtcaatgtatccatccatccatccattttctaccgctt from Entelurus aequoreus isolate RoL-2023_Sb linkage group LG10, RoL_Eaeq_v1.1, whole genome shotgun sequence includes the following:
- the LOC133658779 gene encoding uncharacterized protein C15orf39-like isoform X3, which produces MAFCRLSKPSDMSGFLERPVLQYGGPYFSSDPRGLPSCINSNSSLLDARSPISHLSSPQGQSLIFRRQDSSSSDDSHSSSKRHRPLTLGFTADSNKNAGSSIPTAATIRETKTGDENASLLTDSPVYLAIPRAMYGHNPCCHNLSCMMGHRYSVAHGSQQMLANTELEHNWTQAGVHNSKRLCMQRKADTVQRGLQLDSGDEQIRIAQSTNEGRTMPARTEPNYGAYPYMPHHSTSTSLSEQNLQPSPRGYAGIHPSHATCEHMTSEIYQECSPMSKYGNQTKQPMFYSPQATVEVKNRTHGRDTGARHEEAPPLRKHTTPNQGEHYLCPRRLHGDIPLFLHSPETLPHHSFVQGFDYPCYAFPGFHLGQLRTLKRQHASPVLNSNSVNNVSPSGQYLDHPISPVASSTSQHVGPSHTSHSFLRMDQIRPTRCQPVSPSPIQARLFFPSPASRHIDQAVFSPPGLTTERLLDYSACVGQVTSPNQPRDPPVSPMTWLPLYPNQTSDCILAANNPNLRTVIVTGNRHSDSSDPSTPVHTGNLKSCVPHTPPLLKIKEEALDLYETDSFKKQQPQELKDYLVQKKAVSPQMPVIDNVFSLAPYLSASRVLPVEGEPQKTPLSPKKCEINHIASTKEIKPDPEGPPTDVCRDTPVAETFETTNIKVEKINPPNGCDSSEGSVSQAIKDQIKTEPEDTTLLEISSMLVIKKCEPEELETKPTPVEETELSDEPEPPSSSCLSDVRTLHEQQAVSSTEPPSQNPPQPPGPKFDIKNSSPESLKISNHKISLRDVLLSYSAPPQKVPIVSVRIEPNKPKVQAPVRKHFIEMHRSLCKLVSKCVSATPEQQLRTWLSKQELPELPTKILKISCLLGIKARRKWHNEDINSALQEVLDRLMDYTMLGCCPFPYVMRTGDVFLPMLVVKEILFPIVPVHFVDQVLQKHKVELRPTTLSEEKILIQFHKRSCSSRLRRLMSLKHLPSIYMDVLNLFYYSTVCKHLESTSPDVQKNTQDLFVLGDPTRGHGSPQTT
- the LOC133658779 gene encoding uncharacterized protein C15orf39-like isoform X2, whose amino-acid sequence is MAFCRLSKPSDMSGFLERPVLQYGGPYFSSDPRGLPSCINSNSSLLDARSPISHLSSPQGQSLIFRRQDSSSSDDSHSSSKRHRPLTLGFTADSNKNAGSSIPTAATIRETKTGDENASLLTDSPVYLAIPRAMYGHNPCCHNLSCMMGHRYSVAHGSQQMLANTELEHNWTQAGVHNSKRLCMQRKADTVQRGLQLDSGDEQIRIAQSTNEGRTMPARTEPNYGAYPYMPHHSTSTSLSEQNLQPSPRGYAGIHPSHATCEHMTSEIYQECSPMSKYGNQTKQPMFYSPQATVEVKNRTHGRDTGARHEEAPPLRKHTTPNQGEHYLCPRRLHGDIPLFLHSPETLPHHSFVQGFDYPCYAFPGFHLGQLRTLKRQHASPVLNSNSVNNVSPSGQYLDHPISPVASSTSQHVGPSHTSHSFLRMDQIRPTRCQPVSPSPIQARLFFPSPASRHIDQAVFSPPGLTTERLLDYSACVGQVTSPNQPRDPPVSPMTWLPLYPNQTSDCILAANNPNLRTVIVTGNRHSDSSDPSTPVHTGNLKSCVPHTPPLLKIKEEALDLYETDSFKKQQPQELKDYLVQKKAVSPQMPVIDNVFSLAPYLSASRVLPVEGEPQKTPLSPKKCEINHIASTKEIKPDPEGPPTDVCRDTPVAETFETTNIKVEKINPPNGCDSSEGSVSQAIKDQIKTEPEDTTLLEISSMLVIKKCEPEELETKPTPVEETELSDEPEPPSSSCLSDVRTLHEQQAVSSTEPPSQNPPQPPGPKFDIKNSSPESLKISNHKISLRDVLLSYSAPPQKVPIVSVRIEPNKPKVQAPVRKHFIEMHRSLCKLVSKCVSATPEQQLRTWLSKQELPELPTKILKISCLLGIKARRKWHNEDINSALQEVLDRLMDYTMLGCCPFPYVMRTGDVFLPMLVVKEILFPIVPVHFVDQVLQKHKVELRPTTLSEEKILIQFHKRSCSSRLRRLMSLKHLPSIYMDVLNLFYYSTVCKHLESTSPDVQKNTQKSSSCSLSDPSPRTCLSWETLPGGMEAPRQHSS
- the LOC133658779 gene encoding uncharacterized protein C15orf39-like isoform X1 translates to MAFCRLSKPSDMSGFLERPVLQYGGPYFSSDPRGLPSCINSNSSLLDARSPISHLSSPQGQSLIFRRQDSSSSDDSHSSSKRHRPLTLGFTADSNKNAGSSIPTAATIRETKTGDENASLLTDSPVYLAIPRAMYGHNPCCHNLSCMMGHRYSVAHGSQQMLANTELEHNWTQAGVHNSKRLCMQRKADTVQRGLQLDSGDEQIRIAQSTNEGRTMPARTEPNYGAYPYMPHHSTSTSLSEQNLQPSPRGYAGIHPSHATCEHMTSEIYQECSPMSKYGNQTKQPMFYSPQATVEVKNRTHGRDTGARHEEAPPLRKHTTPNQGEHYLCPRRLHGDIPLFLHSPETLPHHSFVQGFDYPCYAFPGFHLGQLRTLKRQHASPVLNSNSVNNVSPSGQYLDHPISPVASSTSQHVGPSHTSHSFLRMDQIRPTRCQPVSPSPIQARLFFPSPASRHIDQAVFSPPGLTTERLLDYSACVGQVTSPNQPRDPPVSPMTWLPLYPNQTSDCILAANNPNLRTVIVTGNRHSDSSDPSTPVHTGNLKSCVPHTPPLLKIKEEALDLYETDSFKKQQPQELKDYLVQKKAVSPQMPVIDNVFSLAPYLSASRVLPVEGEPQKTPLSPKKCEINHIASTKEIKPDPEGPPTDVCRDTPVAETFETTNIKVEKINPPNGCDSSEGSVSQAIKDQIKTEPEDTTLLEISSMLVIKKCEPEELETKPTPVEETELSDEPEPPSSSCLSDVRTLHEQQAVSSTEPPSQNPPQPPGPKFDIKNSSPESLKISNHKISLRDVLLSYSAPPQKVPIVSVRIEPNKPKVQAPVRKHFIEMHRSLCKLVSKCVSATPEQQLRTWLSKQELPELPTKILKISCLLGIKARRKWHNEDINSALQEVLDRLMDYTMLGCCPFPYVMRTGDVFLPMLVVKEILFPIVPVHFVDQVLQKHKVELRPTTLSEEKILIQFHKRSCSSRLRRLMSLKHLPSIYMDVLNLFYYSTVCKHLGVDLGASETSNISSSSLTSPEVTPGRPKDDKAKKPKSRVKSSSRRTFLDNSWSDDDDSLKSKELSKKNQDGEALSDLWTCPLTSEDELEDCSLKSTFQAAAHKPSGMVLKLRRMLSHGRKRKKARYQAVSLPDPGQTQKDREQPLMRQRTGSTVASRPPRKAKKTSPLKIKHSPYLSAPRRKPWALRTKRAVRLTYPDLVGKKIRHLYEEDDKREVWYRGQVVCVHEAHSNPLNTIFEVHYDSEPGWKYYLELLVDYKKGWLTVEEDT